The Cryptomeria japonica chromosome 2, Sugi_1.0, whole genome shotgun sequence region TTTTCGTTCCACtgcctttgggggatgaggtcaattcaatataaatattcatgatatacattatttatcataatagCACACTAACCCCAAATATATTGGATCACATATGTTCTTTTAtgctttgtgatcattatcctttcaTTTGTCtgttcttgggggcatctcattgtggtaatgttCTTTTCTTTTGGATGCATCATACTTTAGAGCAATCGGTCCTGATAAGGCGTATGCAatttctttaacatgggggcatagactctgctcaatgttacactttacgCACACACCATGACATATTTCGAtgctcaagttactttgcaaactgagcctttttctttgtaatttggtattttttttttcatGACTCCTAGTAAGCAAATCTTACTAGACTAGCAGTcatgttctctctctctttcctctttcttatgaCGTTCCTTTTATCTTAATATTacagtagtaagatcctaaagtctctaatggcttagtgtgtcttgtctctttgatatcttgatgaaagttttcaatgcacACCTTTGTACTTTAaaccatgagtatgcttagtctcatattctcgctaaagtgggggaaacATGTAGCATGATTCTAAATTATACTCGCTTATAATGTTGTCCTCACTTGGACCTCACTTTCGCACTTTGGCTTTCAAGGCCTGACTAAAGCACTGATTCTACTTATACAACCTATCAAACATGCTTTTTCACCATCTCCACAATCTCTCCCCAAACATGCagccttgattacctggaccatgGCACGAGGTTCCTTGGTCCTAAATAATGACTCAAAAAGGGTCCAATTTGGGACCTCATAAAGGTCACATAATTTTAGTGAGGACCTAGATCCCATGTCAGCTTGTGTcataaattcaatttgttttttgacaaacaagtataaaaggaggtctacccctctcattttaaacctaacaaATTGAAATCAAGATCTACCCtatagcaaattcaagtgagcaagcaatcaatctttcaTGGAgaattggagtagaagtgaagtcaaatTTTAAAcattgaagatggcatccatgatttATGTTTTGTGAAGACGACAtacgtgaaaccctaattcctttgtgaaagtcaaacaaaacttcattgaagtatatcattagtgtttcaatcattttcaacctttccctcaaaaggaaagtattttactgaagtctttcattacatttatcaagtcaatttcatggttaattccaaaaccgaggtttgacctaaggcaaaaccctattcccaacaattttccctttCTCTCTATGTGCAATCtaataggtacaaagttgtactTGAGAGTATCAACAAATTTTACAATGATGAACAGGTTCAGTTTTCGATgctgaaaaatttggaggaccatggtgaattgatactacctggtcTTGATAACTCAAGTTGAACTTCTGAGAGAATATTTTAGACAACTTTTTTCGCCTAGATTTAAGTCAATGTCTCTATGGGACATCTATAGCTTACTATTTCTATCAAAATAattcaattatcacctattttatcctaattatcaaacaatcaaatcaattcaatctaGGAAGGAGAAAGGCCTTATCCTAAGAGCTTAGAATATGATTAGAATCTCGATATTTTTAGGATAGATCTATTATATTCTCTCTCCTTCGAAATGTAATTATTAATTAGGTTATTTagtgattttattatcttaatttaaccctaaccctaattttcacaCCTTTTACATTAAGATCATAAGATTAGGGGCTTGGTttttcaaaattagtgatgtcttatctccttgtgatcacACTCATAGTTTCTCCTCTCTCTCATATTTCTACTTTACCATGAATATTAGCATAGGATCATGCTTCCattaaagtgggggcaaaatgtatatCATAAATTGTAACTAATACAATTCACACCCCATGTTtttgctcctactttagcatgtcttgTTTTAATTCCCAATAGGCCCATTTTGCTCCAACCTTGATGTCACTTCTTGACACTGTTAGGTGGGCCCCCCATCCTGAGGTTTTCTATTCTTAATTTTCCATCTACTCATCCTATTTTTGGAGGACCAGGGCATGAAGTCCCTTCATCCTAGACCAGGGTGCCCCAAAACACCTTGGTCCCCcttaaaggacccaatttgaatgtGGATAGGCATACCCCCTCTAGGATAGAATTTGGTCCATGTagctacacttgaccattggagggagacctaattggtaatttacctagggaaccctacataaagacatcctatcaattcattttagacctAGAAGCAATCTAAGACTCCATACCTATCATTTGTGCATCCGTCAAGAATTCTTAGAGATTCAACGTAACAttttatccttcaagcattatggagcaaagttatatcaatgttcatgcaagcatgtgtttttTATTAGGGTtctcatgttcatgtgtttttcatgccattacattcaagaTTTGGTGATTACATTAAAACAACATTGTAGATCATCGATCTTCCTACCAACCATTGCAGATCTGGGGTATATCTCCTAGCATATACTTCATATTTACAttatttaattcaaggttaattcctaaatcgaggtttgacctaaggaaaattcCTACCCACAACATCTTTCCTCTCTTTTTATGTGCATGGAATTGACCTAGGAGTTGTACTCAAGAATTTTGATAGAGTTGATgatgatgaataggttcaactttcgaCAAAGTGAAAGTCAGAGGACCAAGGTGAATTTGTACCACCCAATCCCAAAAAATCAGCTCAAACTTCTAGGAACAAGTTTTGATTATCTTCTTTTGCCCAGATTCTAGTTGGTGGCTCTATTGGATATTTGTAGCATTTTTTTTCGTCAATTTTCTTCAATTACccattgttttaccctaatttcataactTACATCCAAACTTTCAACTAAAAGAGGGTGGCAAAcaaaactagtgaatctaatcaaaattataACCCTTTTCATATTTGGAtagtggctagatctattggattcgccCATCTtttaatgtagtggtccctaaggtaaaattagtggtcttactatcataattggtgaaaccctaatttttaccacCATTATAGTGATAAGTATTATTCATACCATGTGGTAAAGGAATGAGGGTGACTATTTCAACATGGGGTCAACTCACATTTACCAGCAATCAAATATGTATGTTACTGGGTTATTTTTGGGGGAATCTATTTTAATATTTTGACTATGTTTTTAGTTGAGATAACCAACTTATGGTTATCAGTTGTTTATGGAGATTAAATCACCCTCGTATCTTTTAAGGGAAAAGATAATTTTGAATTGAGAAATATTCTCACTTGTGAGGCAATAAATATAATAGCTTTTGGTTTTTAAAGGGACATTTGGGTCGATTTTTCATCAGTGTGAAATTTGCAAGAGAATTATATTTGTTTTTAGGAAGTATTAGAAAGGAGAGGATTTCCCCTTTCCTTTTTAGAAGAAAAGTTAGTAAAGGGTTCCTTCGTGTTTATCTTGTTTGAATAAGGCATGGATAAGCTTGTGaaggagattttgaggaaggactCTGAGACTCACATTCTTCTTCCTTCGTCGTTCTCTAGAGAAATCAAACATGTTCTATGTTTTTTCTTGATATCTTAATTCTTGTACTTGTTATGTCTGCTTTTGGAATGCGAGAATAGTCATATTTTTATGAGGTGTTCATGATGAGAAAGTTTGATATAGTTTTAAAAAGAAGAAATGGGGTTGGTGTAAATTTTGAAATTATGCTTGTGTTTTTCTTAGTTCAATATTACATGTATCCTCGAGTACTTGAAATGAAAAGCATTGTAATTAAACTTTGTATGAGTGTTTTTTATAGGTGGTTGAAGATAGAGATATTTTTAATAGTGTAATGCATGAGAATAttaaaatacataaatatttatatgATTAAATATGCTATGGATATGTATTTGTCCTTAGTTTTGGCAAGGGAATGTCATTTTGAAGAACTAGGAACTCTAGAGAGACTAGTGGGTCATAGAATCCTAGCCAAGGAATTTATTATATTCTTGTACACTCTATAAGTTGTGCATGGAAGGTAAACCTAAAACGAACTTAAGATGGACTAAGGATAGTGACTCTATATTCCAAGTTGCAGGCGCAAAGGGAAGGTCCATATCATTAAGTGTTTGTGTAAGCAAGTACTTTTTACATTTTTGGTATTGCTATTTTTACTTACCAAATCCTATGAAGAGAGTAGTCTCCAAGTCGAGTAAGATGTAGGTGAACAATGgatttttatgaaaattaaaaaCTTTGGTCAAAATGTCATATTTGTCACTGCATGTGAAAAATTAGTTCACAAGTTCGTCAAAACATAGATCATCCAGATTGGTCATACTTGGTTAGAAGATAGTCTATAGTAGTATGGTCAGATTGATATATGTGGCACATGACACTAATACTCATATGGCACCACATAGGTCCCCTTGTCTACTCCTTGTGAAGGGTAAAGCCACTTCCAGTAGGAAGATGTGCAAGAGACTATTTGTTTGCGGTTGGAGGTGTAGCACCcggatgatgctctccctcttgcAATTGATTAGCTGAAGCTTGTGAGACGGATACAGTACTTTCATAGCGGGTATATCTGGTTAAATTTTATTTATGCCATGTTTTGTATAATGATTTTCAATGCAATGAAAATAGAGAAACTATTTCCTTTCATTATGTTGTTTGGCAAGAATGTTAAAGTATTTTatttgaatatatatttatattatacaaAAAAAGTTATGTTTTTACTATTGTTATTAAATTTATCTTGTGTAAAAGTAAAAGTATTTATTTTCTTAAGGGTTTAGGTTCCAGGGTTGTTACAGTTGtcacaaacaaaagaaaaaaatatcatcaaatatTTTGAGTAATTCCATATTTTATATAGCTTCGACTCTTGAAAgtcctttttccatcatattttatTGATTAAAGGTTTGATGCTTGCAATCTAGTGGCTCCAAATCATTTCATTCTATAatatcaaaagataaaataaaataaaaaaatgcgtTTTGATAATACATAATGCCAATAAAATTGACTTCAAATTATCATATTTAacttttattaaaaattatttagacaaaaaataattatcaaaatatgtatgaatttatattattatataattaattatgtaatattaaaatatatttaaattttaactttaattttCTATGGGTTTATCTCTTGAACCCTCCTTTAGATGCAATgctaatatataaatataactaTTGATGAATTGATTATATAATCATCGACAAACCAGTAAAAGATATTGCATCAAAATGGATGCTTTGCAGATACCTGTGATTTATTTTTAACTGGTCACATATGACGTCAAAGGAATATGGagaaaacaagaattaatgcacaTGGCAGATTCGGTATTTATCTAGCCCTCATGGAAAGCGAGGAAAAATTGGTGTTCATCTGTCACACCATTCATTCTTGCAATAGAAATTAACCCGATTCATTTGACCTCCATTATTCAACACAGACCATCTGAATAAAATGGATTTTCGGTTCCATCATTTGCTCCATTTTCAACGTGGTTCTGTGCATTATTTTGACGAATACTTCTTATTtaactttatattaaaaaaatgtaaGGTACATGTAGATTTTGAAAACTAACCATACAGTACTGTCTATCATAGTTAAAAATTACGATCAATTGGGCACTGTCAGTGTCtagaaagaacaacaacaaaaaggATGAACAAACACTTAGAAAAAGCAACTGAAGAGCTCGTTAATTCTCACTCTGGAGCAAATAATACATACCTATAACTGCATGATGACTAAACAACTTCCTATAATTTTGCTACTAACTTTGACAACAAAATACTGAAGATTGGTAGGTGACTAGAGATGGTAGACAGCTCACTGAAGGTGTTTGAAGCCAAATGGAACACCTCCGGCTGTTATTGACACCTAGTGCACATCTAATGATACGTCAATAATAGAAGTACAATTTGTTACGAGTTATTCTAACAGAAACCGCAATGTGGTGGCATCGTGTCTGGGTCAATGGGAAAGATCAGATATATGGAAAGGATTTGTACGCAATTTGACATTTATGGCACACCCATCACATTCAAGCTGTTCATCTCTCTCTTCTATAAATATCCACACCATGCTCTCTAATCTCAGCATCTTCTGCTCATATCGATTTCGATCAGAACATTCTTTTGTTCTGGCTTTGTTCTTTTTCCTTACTTGTTGCTTGCTTATAGATCTTTTTATCTGTAGTTTGAGTGGAGGAGATGAATCAGCAGGAGCATTTTGTACTGATTCATGGACTGGGGCACGGAGCTTGGTGTTGGTATAAAGTGGTTGCTATGCTGCAGAGACAAGGCCATAGAGCAGTAGCTTTGGATCTTACTTCTAATGGCATCAACAGGGAAGCTCCTGCCCATGATGTCAAATCCCTTGCCCAATATGCTCAACCTCTTCTTCAATATATCAGTGCCATACCCAGTGGTGACACGGTAACATTATCATTAGTAAACATGTGTGATGTATTGTTTGATGTTTGAAACCCATATAAATATTTAGTGATATCTGTAATTGGAATTTGCAGGTGATTGTTGTGGGGCACAGCCTAGCAGGAAGTGTCGTATCATATGCAATGGAGAGGTATCCGCACAAGATAGCCAAGGCCATATTCATAGCCTCCTTCATGCCCCTTTCCAATCAGAGCTACCTGGCCTCTTCTTTCCCTCAGGCATCTTCCATTTTACCCCTTTGCTTTTGATTTCGATTGATCAAATTACAGTTTGAGAGCAGTGTGAGTTCTGACTAAGGAATACGTTCATTCATGTACAGGTGTTTCCAAGGCTACTGGTGAATGGAGTAGTGAAGTTAAACTACAGCGAAGGAAAGAGCTCGGAACAGCCCATCTCTGCTTCCTTCAATTTGGATCACGTTAAAGATTATCTGTACAACGAGAGCTCGGAACAGGTGACGCTTTGGTGAAAGCATAGCCAGAAAAGTACTGGGTTGGTATATTGTAGAATACATCGTTCCTTCCAATAAAGAGAGCTAACCAagtcaatgaaataattttgtaggaTGTGAGCCTGAGCAAGTTACTACTGACATCAACGCCATATTCAGTGGCAGAGGAGGTCCTTCATTTGACTCCTCAAAAGTATGGAAGTGTGCAGAGATTCTTTGTGAAGACAGAGAAGGACAAGCTGTTCCTTCCCCAAGACCAGGACTACACCATTGAACAGAATCCTCCTGAGAGAGTATTCCCCTTGGAAGGCAGCGATCACTCTCCTTTCTTTTCACAACCTCTTACCCTCTGCAATCTTCTTCAGAAGATTGCCTCCCTGTGATTTCATTTTTCTCACAGCAGTAATACCCACTTTGTCCTTGTGGAAGACATTGTTTATTAAAGTTTTAATCAAAATATTTAACCAAGTATGTTACTAATTAGCCTCCTGACCTTATTGGCGAGACTTTCTTTCTTCTTGTTAGGTGTGCTCCTCGGATGAATTGCTAGTATACTAAATCATTTTTGAAAAAGAAGATTGTAGTCTGCTGTTGATGATGTTCATATTTTGAGGGTTGAAGTTTTTGAATTTGGTTGTGtaaatctttttttaatctatattTGATAGAGGTAAAATGATCAACAATTATGtttaacattttagaaattttaattttttctaattctaatatttataaatattatgcCAAAGTGTTTATTATATGATATGGAGGATCTCTCCACACACATCTACAATTGACATGCCTTTTTACTAAACAATCTATGATGTATGCTTTTatacaagaaaaaaaattatattcttttTAGTTAGAATCTTTTTTCCTCATTAGAAAATTTAGACAATATTGGTAAATATTGTTTTCTTATATGATTTTTAAGTAAAAagcaacataaaaaaaattaagaattagAGAATATTATTCATTAGGATGAAGAAGATTATTTTATCTTATAAAataaacaatttgtttatttttattgtaGTGATATTATTAATCTCGCATGAAATAGATTTTCCAAAGGACTATCTTTCTATCCATAAATTGATTTAAGAAAATAATAAAGTTGGGTAATTATTTAGCTTACACACCTCAATATTCCAAAACTATACAAAAACCTTTTATGTTGTACAATGAAAAAAATAGTATTACATATGGTCCAAAAGAAGTTGTTGTCTTAAAGGATTATTTAGCAAAACATGTAAGTTCAATTTTTGATAATGTAGAAAAAGCTTGGAATTATATGGTCATTTTCCACTTTTAGATTGTATATGACAACTTATTAAATTATTAGACCATATGCGTTGTCATGCCATTTTTTCTTAAAACTGTTTATATGACACTTAAAATTATTAACAAACTGTAAAAAATAATAATAGGTGACATATATTATTATAtagtattataatttataatattgatatatataattttagaatgtttattgtaaaaatagaaatttatttaGATCACTTTAATTATCTTATTTCCTTGAATTACTTTACTCTAGCATACAATCCTTCTATTTTGGTGTTATTTCTATCTTGCATTTGCAAGTTTTTTTAAGTATTTTCTTTCTCACATGTTTTTCTTTTTATGCACAACCTCTACTCTCCTTTGTCTCCCTTCTTGTTTTAATTCAATATTTCATTGCAATTACTTGCATCCTCTTCCTATTTTTTGCAATTTATAATTTCTTTCTTACTTTGCCTCATtcatttcttcaaaaaaaattcatatatatttCATTGCAATTACTTACATCCTCTTCCTATTTTTGCAATTTATAATTTCTTTCTTCCTTTGCCTCATtcatttcttcaaaaaaaattcctatataggtatatatgcatctctctctctctctctctctctctctctctctctctctctctctctctctctctctctctctctctctctctctctctctctctctctctctctctctctctctctctctctctctctctctctctctctctctctctctctctctctctctctctctctctctctctctctctctctctctctcacacacacacacacacacacacacacagatgcaAGGCAGAGGCACAAAGGCTCTTTCCTTCAAACttacaaaaatcaaaacaaaaataccCTTACGAGGACTTTCTGTTGCAAAATAAACAGTTAGATTGCAACAAATCATAAATTTATATGCTCATCAAATTAGCAGTACCATAATTATAAACTTGGACTGATGCCTCTCCTTGATGCTAATTCTATCCTCTAGCCCCTCTTGGGTCCTCATGCCAAATTTCAAGGTATTCTAACAATCAAGTCAGGGAGAAACTCTGAAATTTTGTTTAGAACCCTAGTTATCCTAACTAACCACACAACCCCGTGAAAAATCTGTAGCATTTAACAGTTCAGAAtttaaaatcatcaacaaatagaaGATAACACACTACTCCTAATCCACGGGTTCTCACCCTAACAACTAGAATCCAAACAACAATATACAAAtacaaaaaatagggaaaattgtagaaatggagtgAATTACAGAAAACAAGCTTCCAATTGCcaatgatttcaaaatttgaaaatcattTGTACATTGCAGAATCCCCCAGTTCCCCCCTTTTCCACTCGTTGctcatacaatttataccaaattttgCCTTTCCGCGCAGTCACAACAGACCTTTGGGTTGCCTAACTGTTCAATTTCCAAATCTAAGAAATCACTATCGGACATAGCTATCAGAATAACAATACCGAACTGACAAATCAATGTTGGACACCATCATCAAAATAATAATTCCGAGCTACTAAATCAACGTAGGACACTGATATCGGAATAATAATTATGAACATGACCTCTTGATCACCCATCAAAATAACTCATAAAGGTGGGGCAACAATTTTAAGTAATCTTGATATAACAAACTATCCCGATGTCACTTATTTAAGTATAACTATATCGAACACAGCAGGTGGATGCCTATTGGAATAACCCATCAAAGTCGGTTGAACAGTATTTTGCAATCCTGATAGAATAAATTATCTCAATGACAACGATGACAACATTATCGGGTAAACTATCATGATGACAACAATGATATTTTATCAGTTAAACTATCTCGATGACAACAAAATGACAAGTTTTGAACAATGACACTTCATTGATTTAGCTATCCCGATGACAgtaatgacaactttttgagcaaatTTACAAATTTGCAAATCATGACTCCAAATTAGACATACAGacctaaaaacatgaaataacattacaaatgaTCTCAaca contains the following coding sequences:
- the LOC131052322 gene encoding putative methylesterase 15, chloroplastic, which gives rise to MNQQEHFVLIHGLGHGAWCWYKVVAMLQRQGHRAVALDLTSNGINREAPAHDVKSLAQYAQPLLQYISAIPSGDTVIVVGHSLAGSVVSYAMERYPHKIAKAIFIASFMPLSNQSYLASSFPQVFPRLLVNGVVKLNYSEGKSSEQPISASFNLDHVKDYLYNESSEQDVSLSKLLLTSTPYSVAEEVLHLTPQKYGSVQRFFVKTEKDKLFLPQDQDYTIEQNPPERVFPLEGSDHSPFFSQPLTLCNLLQKIASL